The Desulfofundulus luciae genome contains the following window.
CGCCGCCCCAGGGAGCCAACTTTGACGCCTTTATTCCCCTGGTAGGTACTCCAGGCATTTTCATCTCCCTTGGGGTAGTCAAATTCGGGGCTCTTGGTATTGACGATTACATAATTATCTGTGACCTCACCAAAATAAATTTCCGGGCGTTCGATTTTCAGGTCCGTATGGGTGGCGGGAGGAATATCTTTGATGAGGAAGCGTGGTAAGCCTTCCCTGGTTACCTCATTGACCGGGCTCATGACAATACCGTACCCATGGGTGTATTTTAAGTGTAAGTTTACCCAGGTTTGCGCCTGGGGGGGTAACTGGCTTTGATTTAATTCCCTTGCTGCCACCATCACCTGGCGGTAACGTCCATCGATGATATAGCGGTCAATATCAATATTTTTCAGCTGGTAATAGAGACGCATTTCCTGCAACTGGCTGTAAGTTTGCTGCAGGGGGCGGTAATCCCAGAGCCGGATGTTGTTAATGGTATCCTGGTTATTCTTCAGATCTTGCGCGGTTAACTCCCGGCCGGCGGGAAAGGACTTTCTTTCGATGCTATCCAGTTTATAGGCTAGGCGGGTGAATTTAATCGCATTTTCAATATAAGGTTTTTCCCGGTTCATCTCGTTGGGAACGACAATAAATTTTTGGACCGCGGCGGGATAAATACTTCCCAGGACTATAGAGCCAACGACCAGAAAACCGATCGTATAAAGAACGAGCCGGAAGCGGGAAAGAAAGATATTCAGTAGAATAATCCCCGTACAGGCCAGGGCCAGGACAAACAGGACTTTATAAGCCAGCAGGTTAGCGTGAATATCAGTATAGCCGGGGCCATAGACTACTCCTCGCCCGGAATAAAGCAACATGTATTGATCCAGGCGATACCCCCAGGCACGCAGGAGGAAAAATGCCGCCGCCAGGCCCGACAGGTGATATTTGGCCTGTTCAAAACGAAAAATGCTTTTCCAACCGTTTTGAGCGGTGCCGCCAATCAGGGCATAGATGCCGCTTACGGCCAGCAAGCTGAGCACACTGGTCCACAATAAAAGCCGGTAGATAAAGTGGTAAAAGGGCAACTGAAATACATAAAAACCCACATCACGATGAAAAATGGGATCTTTCAGATTAAAGGGGGTGCTGTGCAGAAACTGCTGGACTATCATCCAATTATCGGTTACGGCCAGGGCGGTCAAAAATGCCGGAATGAGGCTTAAAATGGCCATGACCGCGGTTAATTTCCTTGATTGAACATACCTGCCCCAGGGAGGCTGGTAAAGGGTGACTATGTCGCCATTACTGATCGGCCTGGTCTCGGCTGCCTTAATCAGCGGGCCGCGGGTAAATAGCAGGTTGACAAAAAAAACCAGGAAGACCGTTAGTCCGGCAACCAGCCCTACAACCCACTGCGAAAGCAGAATAGTTAAAAAGACTTTCTCAAAGTTTAAGGATTTAAACCACAGCCAGTTGGTATAAAAACCTGCCCCCCAGTATATCAGGGCCAAGATAATAAAGAGACCCAAAATTAACAATGTTTTAGACAGCCTTAAAGCTATCCCCAACACATAACCCTCCCCTGTTGCGATGCCAGAAACGTCCCTTGCTCCGAGGTGTCCGGGTGCTACTTTGAAAAATTACATGGGCTTGGGAATTTTTTGCGCCTCATCTGCTTCGTGGCGTAATTTTGCTTCACATAACTGACAAATTAAAATCGATGACTTTTTAGGTTGTAGATCCTCATCCTCGTAATCATCGTATGAATCCGGGTTAAACTCTTCGACATCTACCAAACGACCGCACATGATACACCGGGCCTCCACCGGTAACACCTCCCCGACATATTTCTCTTAAATTTGTTTATTCGCCGCCATATGGTGATTTCCTCCCTCATTTTATTAGCGATGATGTTAATAAGCCCGCCGGTAAATCGGCAGGCCTTGCCTCGAAAAAGTATAGTGTTGTTCTATTCAAAGTATGTTTTCAATTCCCGGGCCATTTCTTCAGGTAAATGTAATGTCCAAGGTTCATCGTGGAGCACCTGGAGATGGCTGAAGTCACTTCCTACCAGCGGGTAAATGGTGTAACGTCCCACGATCCGGGCGGTGATCCAGAAACCCCGGTCCTCTTGCCGGGCAGTATAGAGGGCTGCGTTAAAACTGGCGATATTAATATCATCGTAATAACGAATAACCTTGAGCAGACCCTCTGCCAGGTCTTGTAAATCCTGATTCTCCACCTCTGCGATGGTTGTTTTATGAGGCAGGATGGCCGTAACGTCACACAGGGCCCGGGGGGCAAAGGTAGCCAACCAGTGGATGTTTCCCACCCGGCCCAGGTAACGTTCCCCCTTTTCCTGTTCATACTCCAGAAGATCTGCCCAGAAGTTTCGGCCGTTTTTCTCCAGGTAAGCCCTTCCATGATCAATCATTTCCGCATCGTAGCGGCAGGGCTGCGGCCCGCATAAAACTTGTAAATGGGGATGAATTATAGAACCGCCCGAATAAGGCATATAGTTCCAGTTCACAGAACCGTACCGGGCCCGCTCAGAATCGTAAGCTTCGACTAATTTAAGAAAATCCAGTGCCGCCCGGAAGCTATCGACGATAATGCCGGGAGTTAGTGCGGTCATGGACAGGTAATGCTCCGGTCCCATTACCGTCACCCCGGCGTAAATCTCGTAAGGTGCCAGGTTTGGTACTACCACTGCCTGACCGTACTTCAAGCGGCCTCCGGGTATCATATTCCCGGGAAAACGGGGTGTGGTCTTTTCAAGGTTTTCGGGGCAAAAAGGGCACAACTTCTGCCTTGATTCCTCCACAAAGGGCGTCCAATCGTGACGGGGTAACTTGCGGTTGCGCAAAGGCAGAATACGCACCCTTTGGCCGGTTAAGGGATCAAACCTAATTTCGCTGGGGGTGCTGGTTAAGGCAAACCCCTGGAAGGGGTTATGAAATTGCGTTTCGTTTACTATTTTGCGCAGCTCAATGCCCATGCAAAAGCCCGTGCGACTTATCCCCGGCCCTGTGAAAGTCTATTTTGCGTTAACCTGCCCAGGGATAATCTTTTCGCTCCGGGGCATTCCCCCCCCTTTCGCAAAAGTTTTCAGGTTTCTTTCATTTTAGCAACAACAACCAGTCTTGTCACCCTGTATTTTACGGGTTAATATATTTAAGGGCTCCCCGGGATCACTGGTGAGACACTGTGGCCGGGCAAAAACGTCTTCTGAAATGGCTGAGTGATCCCCAGTTTTTAGAAGGAGATATTAAGCGAAAAGGGCAGGAAAAAAGGATTCTCCCCCGAATAATGGCTGTTAAAGGGCAAAAACAGCAAAGGGGGAGAATCCTTGATGGGCCTCAATCGGTTTGTTGCTTTATTTATAACATGGTTGACCGGAATACACAAGACCCAAGTGAAAACTCTGGCGGTGCTGGTGTATGGACTTTTACGCTTGCCCCGGCTAGGGGTAGCATCTTTAGGACGGGCCTTACCCGGGCCGGCGGCGGAGAAGCACCGCATCAAGAGAGTAGACCGTTTTTTGGGCAACCGTCGGCTGCAGGTGGATAAATGCGTGCGCCCGCTGGCCGGAGCCATAGTGGGGGCAAAGGAACGGGTGTTCGTAGCCATTGACTGGACGGACCTTCATGATGGTGCCCATCAGGCACTGGTAGCCGGAGTGGTTACCCGAGGCCGGGCACTGCCGGTATGGTGGCAAGTGGTTGCCAAGGAACAACTTACGGCCAACCAGAACCGCATCGAGGATCGTTTTGTAGCCAAATTACGGCAGGTCCTACCTGCGCACTGCGAAGTGATAATTTTGGCGGACCGCGGCTTTGCCCGGGTGAGTTTTTTGCAGAGATTAGAGGCTTTAGGGTTCAAGTATGTAATTCGGGCGCAGGGAAATGTTTGGGTGGAAGGGGAAAAGCTACACTGGGGTACTGAGTAAGTTAAAGGCGTTGCCGGGAACGCAAAAGGATTTGGGCCTGGTTTACTACCAGAAGCAGGTACGCTGGCCAGTACGGCTGGTGGTGCGTTTTAAGCCGGGGCAGAAAGAGCCCTGGTTGCTGGTCACCAACGTTGTCGAAGCGCGTGCCGAACGCATTGCCGACTGGTATGCACGGCGTATGGAGATCGAGGAATTTTTCCGGGACTTAAAGAACGAGCGGGCTGGTTTTCGGTTACGGGGGCTGGTTTTGAGGGCGGCGATGCGTTATAACCGTCTTTTTCTTCTGATAGCGTACGCTTACTACTTGCTAACTGTGTTGGGTGATTGGGCCGAAAAAAGACATCTGCACCGGCGGCTGATGGCTAACACAGAGCGAAAGCGGACTCTGGGACTTTGGCGTGTGGGGTACTATATTTTTCGTTCCTGGTCGAACGGACGAAGGGGCCGATGCCCCTGGGTATTCAATGCCTGGCCCGAGATAGCTTACAGCGGAATGTAGCAGGCACAAAAGGTGGGGATACCTGAGCTGAAATGGTCCTGAGCTGAAATGGTCCTTGACGGGTGGTTGAAAATATTTTATAATGGTGATGCTAAGGACAGGTGGTTGTAGGGGAGTAGCTCAATTGGTAGAGCAACGGTCTCCAAAACCGTAGGTTGCGGGTTCGAGTCCTGTCTCCCCTGCCAGCCAGCAAAATTGCAGCCTTCCCAAAGGGAAGGCTTTTTTAGCGTAAACTTTTTGGGAAAAAGCAAGGCAGGAGGTTTGCTCCTGCCTATTTTTCTGCCTCCGCCGCTTTGGCCTTTTTGATGATTTCCTCGGCTAAGCGGGCGGGCACTTCTTCGTAGCTGGAGAATTTCATGCGGAAGGAACCCCGGCCCTGGGTCATGGATTTCAGGTCGATGGCGTAGCGATACATTTCCGCCAGGGGCACCAGAGCCTTTACCCGGGAATTCTTTCCGGCCGCTTCCATGCCCAGAATGCGTCCCCGCTTGGTGTTGAAGTCGCTGATGATGTCGCCCATGAAGTTTTCAGGCACAGTGACTTCCACTTCCATGATTGGTTCAAGCAGTACTGGCTTGGCCTGTTGCTGTCCCTTCTTAAAGGCCATGGAAGCGGCAATCTTGAAGGCCAGTTCCGAGGAGTCTA
Protein-coding sequences here:
- a CDS encoding UPF0182 family membrane protein, with the protein product MGIALRLSKTLLILGLFIILALIYWGAGFYTNWLWFKSLNFEKVFLTILLSQWVVGLVAGLTVFLVFFVNLLFTRGPLIKAAETRPISNGDIVTLYQPPWGRYVQSRKLTAVMAILSLIPAFLTALAVTDNWMIVQQFLHSTPFNLKDPIFHRDVGFYVFQLPFYHFIYRLLLWTSVLSLLAVSGIYALIGGTAQNGWKSIFRFEQAKYHLSGLAAAFFLLRAWGYRLDQYMLLYSGRGVVYGPGYTDIHANLLAYKVLFVLALACTGIILLNIFLSRFRLVLYTIGFLVVGSIVLGSIYPAAVQKFIVVPNEMNREKPYIENAIKFTRLAYKLDSIERKSFPAGRELTAQDLKNNQDTINNIRLWDYRPLQQTYSQLQEMRLYYQLKNIDIDRYIIDGRYRQVMVAARELNQSQLPPQAQTWVNLHLKYTHGYGIVMSPVNEVTREGLPRFLIKDIPPATHTDLKIERPEIYFGEVTDNYVIVNTKSPEFDYPKGDENAWSTYQGNKGVKVGSLGRRLLFAISFGDYRLFLSGDITNESQVLYYRNIYERVPKLVPFLTYDRDPYIVLANGKLYWMWDAYTTTNMFPCAEPYNHRLNYIRNAVKVVVDAYDGSVDFYIADKDDPIIQTYSKIFPGVFRPLAEMPEALRAHTRYPEDLFMIQAQKYAIYHMEDYRIFYNKEDKWDRPTEIVEDKEELMEAYYIITRLPGEKEPEYIQILPFIPQNKKNMVAWLAGRSDGPNYGRLLVYEFPKQELVYGPMQIEARINQDTTISQQLSLWDQRGSRVFRGNLLVIPVKDSLLYVEPLYLQAEQSKMPELRRVIVVHGDQVVMEPTLEEALKRIFSEGKGETGQTTPGAQPATGDQSVAELAREASRLYDQAMEKLRGGDWAGYGESLQQLKRVINELTERTNE
- a CDS encoding transposase; its protein translation is MKTLAVLVYGLLRLPRLGVASLGRALPGPAAEKHRIKRVDRFLGNRRLQVDKCVRPLAGAIVGAKERVFVAIDWTDLHDGAHQALVAGVVTRGRALPVWWQVVAKEQLTANQNRIEDRFVAKLRQVLPAHCEVIILADRGFARVSFLQRLEALGFKYVIRAQGNVWVEGEKLHWGTE
- a CDS encoding transposase, which gives rise to MPGTQKDLGLVYYQKQVRWPVRLVVRFKPGQKEPWLLVTNVVEARAERIADWYARRMEIEEFFRDLKNERAGFRLRGLVLRAAMRYNRLFLLIAYAYYLLTVLGDWAEKRHLHRRLMANTERKRTLGLWRVGYYIFRSWSNGRRGRCPWVFNAWPEIAYSGM